A genomic stretch from Neodiprion fabricii isolate iyNeoFabr1 chromosome 3, iyNeoFabr1.1, whole genome shotgun sequence includes:
- the LOC124177701 gene encoding serine-rich adhesin for platelets-like isoform X3 has product MEALLPSEIARLVFGYLEDQKCNEAARSFLEASPHLHECRTAVLNGRRFNTRVNGYTLTDIFDKFSAAHLLVQERLNKVADCEQVKRCGDLLDQLRFLIGGSRGQRFVASSQTYGGSPLITSSIRKRYHSASDRERSRRCPKPLHQLSENQTEPVSSQLRCETVEATPLESLPGHTYLSSVTHQPEPSTSHDSDGVYCTSTKNEYTDRPPLGDFSSLTTQMCHDTRLSNQAIEQETSIQTAGGRLEKCSSGLEDVTDITDLRRTDNEENKNLMLGGKTMATSTDELTTYSSIEVQTTPYALSESESNELDDEPIENLSLLTKELLNRTELQERIAENINKAILPIEMPSKDESICESMSGEMNTSIMAELNNAIKSIVVATETDPVFENFLDEIIGPNVDTDTSPDEEHDFRVSLEHETNSRIQTEPSNTAVVDMELEEVTSVVSTKSTSSNGITELPLKHRLRSSSRQQNSKPEDERDRTKDVERVDNALEDHNAEAIRSIINANIVGNKQMSDKGPAVGNAIAAKPAVAIQSTELSQPVSIPPASQIADSTEVMENDLTSHKSSEEPAVKNLICPNSNSELNGNQINLISEQEMMAMPTLILCSAAEVRNSIKADNLSSSQSTVSYPEPRFVPIAPKGPDNLEPMLPLYLRAVHVPIQVQSKIQPQVATKVEKMITNPPSSSQVSGANTKCNRKMMKKKKNLKSAIVPTNTAVESKTLSVTNTEQTSSAEVESITLYANDNSFGTLIENAGNMPMINLDDTMALTGTGFSPYLKFHDNKNITSTSNVSSAKLTNDVPIEQLDVDIKVDESKVLPHTENILFARNTPKSLLRNRSRNNRLSMSTPRRRSNHIRALDFNTPKKSSSSEQKTGSDKSVQFSPKSSKRIRSACRTSLFKSPPFSGSVTMSQKIKTPVKDQQPYKVPIATRSPAPKLLGGWDKYTGVGMILGGTSPHPSSSSTSVEHDEPPSYSQAKSSSCTVKKSWDADLRQVLQDYQQPSCSTLLVKKGPVKVKSRVGKSCSAGRKENASKSEGSENAEQSKHGVIMDRNESKFIVKRGVNSFDEVISDEVADVSPSVANKEISLHEKRSALNTNVELVVQTDAQIVTSKLRHEHALKDEMESSEGFDVSKTKEKLSVKKYAILKTLETKISKHKYNREIESTTLCPNDSSQKKSECLKVSPETHSLTTHILQMCDLETPRKGDISPGIPPTPRMLSPSSITITPFTNRTQESSKVPGIISTPDFPPTPNIRLTPKTMEEITIDAIKKGEFGTCSPYYEPSTEQPNIVDNVFSSLNTTKKSGPEVVPVAPSMKTDPDDMLNSVVDNDFIRSTLKRKPEITQFEVIKENLSKEEADKELKISTNSTSTEVLLPELIYATPINIQEQIEDENVFERSPQNQSTDSTSLNESSKSSSSGTSSSSSTSSSCSCSSFATTSTPFKSVTKCKTKSNACDTSTDSCAKNQPDVLNTHDLISKLSPITVNNGVAAVESNKNLFEMQHTSSLEKGETSPLKVLLLNKTQEEVDASTKETPLKDEALLSEANISETPSSSKSGIENLTNLKSKLSTLDNSGYEDSSKQNQVVNKTHIHPFTRLKPKIISVQHFLPDVSLALKPPLLSEIVSSTTQPSNSQVSSSSVTLDGKLGMHLEEKRLRLMAKLKSNPQTKIAPNRVRFKQVNLNAKMNTKEKHTIATFSTYEQRKSSTQTMSDNPATKQVIQIKKKTNPNATNSSRASSKRISENESNEGAQLTQSQEASVKLISEDCKQEKCDAAQSGTKKSSNMNTHKSSTIRKKDCNAPLKSRKSIRRIRNRQVLQETAKAECDSKICDTMRNEDPLTVGLTTLDYDTSQPMSYTELNEDLGATSKIIDPRHSTELIAIVSQKCETIFEKDSDDKNDEECPVENITIPVKKSQTVQLSKVDQIKRDLFSDEENSDQRTTRSKTRQLSDTQKSEPSMPVYSAQSEPKICEIVPKKSKEELTNVLECLKLVPANKTETIGNTGNSSQLHINELGEYQFFHTDSVSIKKKRTKFRSSSLEYIISRYLDDDNGTECQKVMTSTAYEEIFNHSPRPKKRVVAKKLKIKNSKSTKEEALKPTSTLGTKFENDIIETSVVLSSSVKLKTAPSKVKKNATKTQTKSLMLTKKDDETEHEDGNPDSEKLKISDSVEDQPIEKKRRIADPQSLLKKLDLDLFLTSVHGPVGQ; this is encoded by the exons ATGGAGGCTCTACTGCCATCGGAAATTGCAAGACTGGTTTTCG GATACCTTGAAGACCAAAAATGCAATGAGGCTGCCAGATCGTTTTTGGAAGCCTCTCCACACCTGCATGAATGTCGCACTGCTGTATTAAACGGCAGACGGTTCAACACCCGTGTCAACGGATATACACTTACtgatatatttgataaattttctgcTGCTCATTTATTAG TGCAGGAGAGATTGAATAAAGTTGCGGATTGTGAGCAGGTCAAACGATGTGGCGATTTGCTGGACCAGTTGCGATTTCTGATTGGAGGATCTCGAGGACAACGTTTTGTA GCGAGTTCTCAAACTTATGGCGGATCTCCGTTAATAACTAGTAGTATACGTAAAAGGTATCACAGTGCCAGTGATAGAGAGCGTTCTAGGCGTTGCCCAAAACCGCTACATCAACTAAGTGAAAACCAGACCGAGCCAGTAAGCAGTCAGT tacGTTGCGAAACAGTAGAAGCTACTCCACTGGAAAGCTTACCTGGTCATACATATTTGAGCAGCGTAACCCATCAGCCTGAGCCGTCTACTAGCCATGACAGTGATGGCGTTTACTGCACTTCAACAAAAAATGAGTACACTGATCGCCCTCCTTTGGgtgatttttcatctcttaCGACACAGATGTGTCACGATACGAGATTGTCCAACCAGGCCATAGAGCAGGAAACTTCGA TACAAACTGCAGGTGGAAGACTGGAGAAATGCAGTTCAGGTTTGGAAGATGTAACAGATATAACGGATTTGAGGCGGACAGATAATGAGGAAAACAAGAACTTAATGCTCGGAGGAAAAACGATGGCTACTAGTACCGATGAATTGACCACGTACTCCAGCATTGAAGTACAAACCACTCCCTACGCCCTCTCGGAATCAGAATCAAATGAGCTGGACGATGAgccaattgaaaatttaagc TTACTGACCAAAGAACTACTTAATCGGACGGAATTGCAAGAAAGAATAgctgaaaatataaacaaagcAATACTTCCCATAGAAATGCCTTCTAAGGATGAAAGCATTTGTGAGTCTATGAGTGGCGAGATGAACACCTCGATCATGGCTGAGCTGAATAATGCAATTAAATCCATAGTGGTAGCGACAGAAACGGATccagtatttgaaaattttttggacgagATCATAGGACCTAATGTGGATACCGATACCAGTCCAGATGAAGAGCATGACTTCAGAGTTAGTTTGGAACATGAAACAAATTCTAG AATTCAGACGGAACCATCTAATACTGCTGTAGTTGACATGGAACTGGAAGAAGTAACTTCAGTAGTATCCACTAAAAGTACGAGTTCAAATGGCATAACAGAGTTACCTTTGAAGCACAGATTACGTAGTTCATCTCGACAACAGAATAGTAAGCCGGAGGACGAAAGAGACAGAACAAAAGACGTTGAAAGAGTTGACAATGCTCTTGAAGATCATAACGCTGAAGCTATTCGGAGTATTATTAATGCAAACATTGTTGGAAATAAACAAATGTCAGACAAAGGTCCTGCAGTCGGGAATGCTATAGCAGCAAAGCCTGCTGTGGCTATCCAGTCCACTGAATTGTCGCAACCTGTATCAATTCCTCCTGCAAGTCAGATCGCAGACAGTACTGAAGTAATGGAAAATGATCTTACAAGCCACAAAAGTAGTGAGGAACCAGCCGTTAAAAACCTCATTTGTCCAAATTCTAATTCTGAGCTAAATGGCAATCAGATTAATCTCATCAGTGAACAAGAAATGATGGCGATGCCTACATTGATTCTTTGTTCTGCAGCAGAAGTGCGCAATAGTATTAAAGCAGATAATCTGt CCTCATCCCAGTCAACTGTGTCTTACCCTGAACCTCGATTCGTTCCCATTGCCCCAAAAG GACCTGACAATTTGGAGCCAATGTTGCCGTTGTATCTCAGAGCTGTACATGTTCCGATACAAGTTCAATCGAAGATTCAACCTCAAGTCGCTACCAAAGTAGAGAAAATGATAACGAATCCTCCATCGTCATCACAGGTATCAGGAGCTAATACAAAGTGTAATcgcaaaatgatgaaaaaaaagaaaaatcttaagTCTGCTATTGTACCGACAAATACCGCCGTAGAGTCTAAAACTTTGTCGGTTACGAACACAGAACAGACTAGTTCTGCAGAAGTTGAGTCTATAACACTTTATGCAAATGACAATAGCTTTGGTACACTGATTGAAAATGCTGGGAATATGCCAATGATAAATCTTGATGATACAATGGCCTTAACTGGTACCGGTTTCTCTCCCTATCTAAAATTCCACGATAACAAAAATATCACATCAACATCCAACGTATCATCAGCAAAACTGACCAATGATGTTCCGATTGAACAATTAGATGTGGATATCAAGGTTGACGAATCTAAAGTATTGCCTCAtacggaaaatattttatttgctCGGAACACTCCAAAGTCATTGTTAAGAAATAGGTCCAGAAATAACAGATTAAGCATGTCAACCCCTCGAAGGCGAAGCAATCACATAAGAGCACTGGATTTTAACACCCCAAAAAAATCATCTAGTTCTGAGCAGAAAACAGGCAGCGACAAAAGTGTACAATTTTCTCCAAAATCGTCTAAACGTATAAGGTCAGCTTGTAGAACAAGCCTCTTCAAGTCTCCACCTTTTTCTGGTTCGGTAACGATGtcacagaaaataaaaacaccaGTGAAAGATCAACAGCCATATAAAGTACCAATTGCTACCAGAAGCCCTGCTCCAAAGTTACTCGGAGGCTGGGATAAGTACACTGGCGTTGGAATGATCCTTGGCGGCACATCTCCACATCCCAGTTCTTCGTCAACATCCGTCGAACACGATGAACCACCATCCTATTCTCAAGCAAAATCCTCGTCATgtactgtgaaaaaaagttgggATGCCGATCTTAGGCAAGTTTTACAGGACTATCAACAACCTTCGTGTTCGACATTGCTAGTGAAAAAGGGACCTGTAAAAGTGAAAAGTAGAGTTGGGAAAAGCTGCAGCGCAGGTAGAAAGGAAAATGCTTCAAAATCTGAAGGAAGTGAAAATGCTGAGCAGTCTAAGCATGGCGTAATAATGGACCGGaatgaatcgaaatttattgtaaaacgGGGTGTGAATAGTTTTGACGAAGTTATATCTGATGAAGTTGCGGATGTTAGTCCTTCAGTAGCAAACAAAGAGATATCACTGCATGAAAAGCGCTCTGCTTTAAATACAAATGTCGAATTAGTCGTGCAAACCGATGCACAGATCGTTACCTCCAAATTACGGCATGAACATGCTCTTAAAGATGAGATGGAATCCTCTGAAGGCTTTGATGTGagtaaaacgaaagaaaaactgaGTGTTAAAAAGTATGCTATATTAAAAACtttggaaacaaaaatttcaaaacacaaGTACAATCGTGAAATCGAAAGCACAACTTTATGCCCTAATGACTCTAGCCAAAAGAAAAGTGAATGTTTGAAAGTTTCTCCTGAAACTCATAGTCTAACAACTCACATATTGCAAATGTGTGATTTAGAAACTCCAAGAAAAGGCGATATTTCTCCTGGTATTCCTCCCACTCCAAGAATGCTCAGTCCAAGTAGCATTACTATAACTCCATTTACGAACAGGACCCAGGAATCAAGCAAAGTTCCAGGTATCATTAGTACGCCGGATTTTCCACCGACTCCAAACATAAGGCTAACGCCAAAAACAATGGAAGAAATCACGATTGATGCAATCAAGAAAGGAGAGTTTGGAACATGTTCGCCTTATTATGAACCGAGTACAGAACAGCCGAATATTGTAGATAACGTGTTCAGTAGCCTAAATACCACAAAAAAAAGTGGGCCCGAAGTTGTACCCGTTGCACCGTCCATGAAAACGGACCCTGATGATATGCTCAATAGTGTGGTGGATAATGATTTTATAAGAAGTACTTTAAAGCGTAAACCAGAAATAACACAGTTTGAAGTAATAaaggaaaatttatcaaaagaaGAAGCTGACAAAGAGTTGAAGATATCGACAAATTCTACAAGTACTGAAGTACTATTACCTGAATTGATCTATGCGACACCTATTAATATTCAAGAACAGATCGaagatgaaaatgtttttgaacGGTCCCCACAAAATCAGAGTACTGATTCCACAAGTCTAAATGAATCGAGCAAATCGTCATCATCTGGCACTAGTTCATCTTCATCAACGTCATCATCATGTAGTTGCTCCAGTTTTGCGACTACATCTACGCCATTCAAGTCGGTAacaaaatgtaaaacaaaatctaACGCGTGCGATACCAGCACTGACTCTTGTGCCAAAAATCAACCCGATGTACTGAATACTCACGATTTAATAAGTAAACTTTCTCCCATAACTGTAAACAACGGCGTTGCTGCAGTAGAAAGTAACAAAAATCTCTTTGAAATGCAACATACTTCGTCATTAGAGAAAGGAGAAACATCACCTTTAAAAGTACTGTTACTGAATAAGACTCAGGAGGAGGTAGACGCTTCAACAAAGGAAACACCGCTTAAAGATGAGGCACTACTGTCCGAGGCTAATATTTCCGAAACTCCTAGTAGCTCTAAATCtggaatagaaaatttaaccAATTTAAAGTCAAAACTTTCTACTTTGGACAATTCTGGCTATGAAGATAGTTCAAAACAGAATCAGGTAGTTAATAAAACTCATATTCATCCTTTTACAAGACTGAAACCGAAAATTATAAGTGTGCAACACTTTTTGCCAGATGTTTCACTTGCACTCAAGCCACCATTGCTATCTGAAATTGTAAGCAGTACAACACAACCTTCGAATAGCCAAGTCTCCTCATCATCCGTTACATTAGATGGTAAGCTTGGTATGcatttggaagaaaaaagactGCGTCTTATGGCTAAGCTGAAAAGTAATCCTCAGACAAAGATAGCTCCAAATAGAGTAAGGTTCAAACAAGTAAATTTAAATGCGAAAATGAATACCAAAGAAAAACATACTATAGCCACATTTTCCACTTATGAACAGAGAAAGAGTTCAACTCAAACAATGTCTGATAATCCAGCAACAAAGcaagttattcaaattaaaaaaaaaacaaaccccAATGCGACAAACAGTAGCAGAGCATCGAGCAAACGGATTTCGGAAAATGAAAGTAATGAGGGAGCACAGCTTACGCAATCCCAAGAAGCTtcggtgaaattaatttctgaaGACTGTAAACAGGAAAAATGTGATGCAGCTCAAAGTGGCACAAAAAAGTCATCTAATATGAATACACACAAAAGTTCtacgataagaaaaaaagactgTAATGCACCTCTGAAAAGTAGAAAATCGATCAGGAGAATACGAAATCGGCAAGTGCTTCAGGAGACTGCCAAAGCTGAGTGTGACTCCAAAATTTGTGATACGATGAGAAATGAAGATCCATTGACAGTGGGTTTGACTACATTAGATTACGATACCTCACAACCAATGAGTTACACGGAATTGAATGAAGACCTTGGAGCTACTAGCAAAATTATTGATCCAAGACATTCAACCGAACTTATAGCAATTGTATCCCAAAAGTGTGaaacgattttcgaaaaagatTCTGATGACAAAAATGATGAGGAATGTCCTGTAGAAAATATCACCATTCCAGTGAAAAAAAGTCAGACTGTTCAGTTGTCTAAAGTCGACCAGATCAAAAGGGATCTTTTCAGTGATGAGGAAAATAGCGATCAGAGAACTACTCGTTCGAAAACCCGTCAATTATCGGATACGCAAAAAAGTGAACCTTCTATGCCTGTTTATAGCGCTCAATCCGAACCGAAGATTTGTGAGATTGTGCctaaaaaatcaaaagaagAATTAACAAATGTTTTGGAATGTTTGAAATTAGTTCCGGCGAATAAAACCGAAACAATTGGGAACACAGGCAACAGTTCTCAATTACATATTAACGAGTTGGGTGAATATCAGTTTTTCCATACTGATTCCGTatcaataaagaaaaagagaacaaaGTTTCGTAGTAGTAGTTtggaatatataatatctCGGTATCTTGATGATGACAACGGAACAGAATGTCAGAAGGTAATGACATCCACTGCttatgaagaaattttcaatcattctcCAAGACCAAAGAAAAGAGTAGTGGCTAAGAagctgaaaattaaaaattccaaatcCACAAAAGAAGAGGCTCTGAAACCCACAAGTACACTtggaacaaaatttgaaaacgataTAATAGAGACATCAGTTGTTTTATCTTCGAgcgtgaaattaaaaactgcACCATCCAAAGTTAAGAAGAATGCTACAAAAACGCAAACCAAGAGCCTCATGTTGACTAAGAAAGATGATGAAACGGAGCATGAAG ATGGCAACCCAGATTCGGAGAAACTGAAAATCTCAGACTCAGTAGAAGATCAACCG aTTGAAAAGAAACGACGTATTGCTGACCCACAATCATTATTGAAGAAATTAGACCTGGACCTCTTTCTGACGTCTGTTCATGGACCTGTCGGACAATAA